A stretch of Eubalaena glacialis isolate mEubGla1 chromosome 10, mEubGla1.1.hap2.+ XY, whole genome shotgun sequence DNA encodes these proteins:
- the TREH gene encoding LOW QUALITY PROTEIN: trehalase (The sequence of the model RefSeq protein was modified relative to this genomic sequence to represent the inferred CDS: inserted 3 bases in 2 codons) produces the protein MAKGEHNKEKGGWFKYGLQRKRSXEVYPIYHTPLWAGGFSDPGNVDKALKYLEDSRILTYQKTGQQWDFPNVWXPLKDLLIRGLAKSPSARAQEVAFQLAQNCIRTNCDIYSKKSAMYEKYDVSNGGHPGGGGEYEVQEGFGWTSGVVLMLLDRYGDRLSSGTHTAFLEPHCLAAALLLSLLLSLLPQ, from the exons ATGGCCAAGGGAGAGCACA ACAAAGAGAAAGGTGGTTGGTTCAAGTATGGTCTTCAGCGTAAAAGATC GGAAGTTTACCCCATTTACCACACTCCTCTCTGGGCCGGCGGCTTCTCCGACCCGGGCAACGTGGACAAGGCTCTGAAATACCTGGAG GACAGCCGGATCCTCACCTACCAGAAGACAGGCCAGCAGTGGGACTTCCCCAACGTCT GCCCCCTGAAGGACCTGCTCATCAGAG GTCTGGCCAAGTCTCCTTCAGCCAGAGCCCAGGAAGTGGCTTTCCAGCTGGCCCAGAATTGCATCCGAACCAACTGTGACATCTACTCCAAAAAGTCAGCCATGTATGAGAAG TATGATGTCAGCAACGGTGGACACCCAGGTGGTGGAGGGGAGTATGAAGTTCAG GAGGGGTTTGGCTGGACCAGTGGTGTGGTCCTGATGCTCCTGGACCGCTATGGTGACCGGCTGAGCTCGGGGACCCACACAGCTTTCCTGGAGCCCCACTGCCTTGCAGCTGCCCTTCTGCTTAGCCTCCTGCTCAGCCTCCTGCCTCAGTGA